From the genome of Vicia villosa cultivar HV-30 ecotype Madison, WI linkage group LG2, Vvil1.0, whole genome shotgun sequence, one region includes:
- the LOC131646942 gene encoding receptor-like protein 44, producing MDEEKVLKLVLFLSILLNAAFKPCLSDPSDEACLTELNKSIQDPNKSLHNWNQQTFAKPCNESTSNLQGAICNNGRIFKLSLNNLSLRGTISPFLSNCTNLQTLDLSSNFLTGPIPPDLQSLVNLAVLNLSSNRLEGEIPPQLTLCAYLNVIDFHDNLLTGPIPQQLGLLVRLSAFDVSNNRLAGPIPLSLSNRSSPNLPKFNASSFEGNKDLYGYPLPPMRSKGLSILAIVGIGLGSGLASLVLSFTGVCIWLKVTDRKVALEEGKISHLMPDY from the coding sequence ATGGATGAAGAAAAAGTACTGAAGCTAGTGTTATTTCTCTCCATCCTACTAAACGCTGCGTTTAAACCGTGCCTATCAGATCCAAGCGACGAAGCATGTTTAACAGAACTAAACAAATCAATACAAGACCCAAACAAATCCCTCCACAACTGGAACCAACAAACCTTCGCTAAACCCTGCAACGAATCAACCTCGAATCTCCAAGGCGCAATCTGCAACAATGGCCGAATCTTCAAACTCTCCCTCAACAACCTCTCTCTCCGCGGCACCATTTCACCGTTCCTCTCCAACTGCACAAATCTCCAAACCCTAGACCTCTCCTCCAACTTCCTCACCGGACCAATCCCGCCGGATTTACAATCTCTCGTCAACCTCGCCGTTCTGAATCTCTCGTCTAACCGTCTCGAAGGTGAGATTCCACCTCAGCTCACATTGTGCGCTTATCTCAACGTAATTGATTTTCATGACAATCTCCTCACCGGTCCGATTCCTCAGCAATTAGGTTTATTAGTCCGGTTATCGGCTTTCGATGTGTCGAATAACCGTCTCGCCGGTCCGATTCCGTTGTCGTTGTCGAACCGGAGTAGTCCGAATTTGCCGAAATTTAACGCGAGTTCGTTTGAAGGGAACAAGGATCTTTACGGTTATCCGTTGCCGCCGATGAGGAGTAAAGGTTTATCGATTTTGGCGATTGTTGGAATCGGATTAGGGAGTGGATTAGCGAGTTTGGTTTTGAGTTTTACTGGTGTTTGTATTTGGTTGAAAGTCACTGATCGGAAAGTTGCTTTAGAAGAAGGCAAAATTAGTCATCTAATGCCTGATTATTGA